From Xiphophorus hellerii strain 12219 chromosome 6, Xiphophorus_hellerii-4.1, whole genome shotgun sequence, the proteins below share one genomic window:
- the rc3h1b gene encoding roquin-1 isoform X3 → MPVQAPQWTEFLLCPICTQTFEETVRRPISLGCGHTVCKMCLNKLHRKACPFDQTAISTDIEQLPVNTALLQLVGGQVPKAQPVALITSPEDTQNYEVARQCVEELALYLKPLSNTRGVGLSSTAQSMLSRPMQRKLVTLVHCQLVEEEGRVRAMRAARSLGERTVTELILQHQNPQQLSSNLWAAVRARGCQFLGPAMQEEALKLVLLALEDGSALSRKVLVLFVVQRLEPRFPQASKTSIGHVVQLLYRASCFKVTKRDEDSSLMQLKEEFRTYEALRREHDSQIVQIAMEGGLRIAPDQWSSLLYGDQSHKSHMQSIIDKLQTPASFAQSVQELTIALQRTGDPANLNRLRPHLELLANIDPSPDAPPPTWEQLEKGLVAVKTVVHGLVDFIQNHSKKGADPQQPPQHSKYKTYMCRDMKQKGGCPRGASCTFAHSQEELEKYRKMNKRMAGRSGVVFPDDGLAPDVTVTRKHSPVTNGSGAPNLPQLVARGTDTVPYELLSKPAKLDGGSPSVPGSPPDVLDPMPKSGIPLPPHGMAHPRITADHLTGVKHIPGVARGSPVYSQPQPRDVYDIRPPPASQYEPPQYPAGYPYQQPTQYVREYIRNAPPPSESGPPYHDPYSGYSAPDRPYPSQHSGPPFPYSHPSHYDRGHHGAYGAPPPPPQPYPSQRDPLVKMSPAPLDVPPPSAGQANSLYHQEASSRDRYAPDGYYPPGSQPPPMRTYVRGSQYSGSQPSLDYLHRRRQELLSQLAERKVISPPPFAASPTLSHPFPSDYPPEYGDESSKTMKCRESDYTGQYSPWSCETIGSYINTKDAKPKNVMAPGTMEMMNVDDKGQREPSLEAPRRGTEVKDDDPIIPFGPQPTVSRFGAISRTSKTGYQTTGPVQAMASALQNPNSKHMTMPDYSYGSHGGWAGASYPSHQTASSSQGHFERLPMTTPDREQLKIELQQVNQQITQQTQMHNIEREASALVVQPVQPSQGPAAVVPQQPQPKWPVGGAGVSAVSNEQLSLELHQVEREIGKRTREMALQENQVAHDVQQYKMQSAENGQPEHENQLEELSLALGEVSNGSSSLQENAVGGSMLSLTNKTAALSMCSDPVVAGSEMQKNGVVHSCS, encoded by the exons ATGCCTGTGCAAGCGCCACAATGGACAGAGTTTCTGCTGTGCCCAATCTGCACACAGACCTTTGAAGAGACTGTTCGCCGGCCCATCAGCTTGGGCTGTGGACATACTGTGTGCAAGATGTGCCTGAACAAGTTGCACCGCAAGGCCTGTCCCTTTGACCAGACGGCCATCAGCACAGACATCGAGCAGTTACCTGTGAACACAGCCCTGTTGCAGCTGGTGGGAGGCCAG GTTCCCAAGGCTCAGCCGGTTGCCTTGATTACAAGTCCAGAGGACACTCAGAACTATGAGGTGGCTAGACAGTGTGTGGAGGAGCTGGCCCTCTACCTCAAACCCCTCAGCAACACCCGAG GTGTGGGTCTGAGCAGCACAGCCCAAAGCATGCTGAGTCGACCCATGCAGAGGAAATTGGTAACTCTGGTCCACTGCCAgctggtggaggaggagggacGGGTCAGAGCCATGAGAGCGGCGCGCTCTCTTGGCGAGCGAACGGTCACCGAACTCATCTTGCAGCACCAGAATCCCCAGCAGCTGTCCTCTAATCTGTGGGCCGCTGTTCGTGCACGGGGCTGTCAGTTTCTTGGCCCAG CAATGCAGGAGGAAGCCCTCAAATTGGTTCTCCTCGCTTTGGAAGATGGTTCTGCTTTGTCCAGAAAAGTGTTGGTTCTTTTTGTAGTCCAAAGGCTTGAACCACGCTTCCCTCAGGCCTCTAAAACCAGCATAGGCCATGTGGTACAGCTGCTTTATAGAGCTTCCTGCTTCAAG GTTACCAAACGGGATGAAGATTCATCTCTCATGCAGCTGAAAGAGGAGTTTCGTACGTACGAGGCTCTGCGGCGGGAGCATGACTCTCAGATTGTTCAGATCGCCATGGAAGGAGGGTTGCGCATCGCACCTGACCAGTGGTCTTCTTTGTTGTATGGAGATCAGTCACACAAGTCACATATGCAGTCTATCATAGATAAG CTGCAGACCCCGGCATCTTTTGCTCAAAGTGTGCAGGAGCTGACAATTGCACTGCAAAGGACTGGGGACCCAGCCAATCTCAACAGACTACGACCCCACTTAGAGCTGCTGGCAAACATCGATCCCAGTCCCG ATGCTCCTCCACCAACATGGGAGCAGCTTGAGAAGGGGTTGGTAGCGGTGAAAACAGTGGTCCATGGCCTGGTTGATTTCATTCAAAACCACAGCAAAAAAGGAGCTGATCCTCAACag CCTCCTCAGCAcagcaaatataaaacatacaTGTGTCGTGACATGAAGCAGAAAGGCGGCTGTCCTCGTGGCGCCAGCTGTACCTTTGCCCACTCTCAGGAAGAACTAGAGAA GTATCGTAAGATGAATAAGCGCATGGCAGGTCGCTCAGGAGTGGTGTTTCCAGACGATGGCCTTGCTCCTGATGTAACAGTGACCCGAAAGCATTCACCAGTCACCAATGGCAGCGGCGCGCCAAACTTGCCCCAATTAGTCGCCCGCGGCACCGACACAGTCCCATATGAGTTGCTGTCTAAACCTGCCAAGCTGGATGGAGGAAGTCCAAGTGTTCCTGGATCGCCACCAGATGT CCTGGACCCCATGCCCAAAAGCGGTATACCACTGCCACCTCATGGAATGGCTCACCCCAGGATAACAGCAGATCACCTCACAGGGGTCAAGCATATCCCTGGGGTTGCCAGGGGTTCTCCAGTTTATTCTCAACCACAACCCCGTGATGTATATGACATTCGTCCCCCACCTGCCTCTCAGTATGAGCCACCACAGTACCCAGCAG GTTATCCCTACCAACAGCCAACACAGTATGTCCGGGAATACATCCGTAACGCCCCTCCGCCGAGTGAGTCAGGACCCCCTTACCATGACCCTTACAGCGGCTACAGCGCTCCGGACCGCCCCTACCCCTCCCAGCACTCTGGCCCACCTTTTCCCTACTCCCACCCATCTCACTATGACAGAGGTCACCACGGTGCCTACGGCGCCCCTCCTCCGCCCCCTCAGCCTTATCCGTCTCAGAGAGATCCCCTTGTCAAAATGAGTCCGGCTCCCCTCGATGTTCCGCCCCCCTCAGCAGGGCAGGCCAACTCCCTCTACCACCAAGAAGCGAGTTCCCGGGACAGATATGCCCCAGACGGCTACTATCCTCCGGGTTCCCAGCCTCCGCCTATGAGGACTTACGTCAGG GGGTCACAATACAGCGGTTCACAGCCCAGCCTAGACTATCTCCACCGACGACGGCAGGAACTGTTATCTCAGCTGGCAGAAAGGAAGGTCATCTCTCCTCCACCATTTGCCGCCTCCCCCACTCTTTCACATCCCTTCCCCAGCGACTATCCCCCTGAG TATGGCGACGAGAGCTCCAAAACGATGAAATGCAGAGAGTCCGACTACACAGGGCAGTACTCACCCTGGTCCTGCGAAACCATTGGCTCTTATATTAACACAAAGGATGCCAAACCCAAGAACGTTATGGCTCCTGGTACCATGGAGATGATG aaTGTGGACGATAAAGGGCAGAGGGAGCCATCATTGGAGGCCCCTCGCAGGGGAACAGAAGTGAAAGATGATGACCCTATTATACCTTTTGGCCCCCAGCCCACTGTATCACGCTTTGGCGCCATCTCCCGCACTTCAAAGACTGGCTATCAGACCACTGGCCCAGTGCAAGCTATGGCTTCCGCTCTCCAGAACCCCAACTCTAAACACATGACCATGCCTG ATTACTCATATGGAAGTCATGGAGGATGGGCTGGAGCTTCATACCCCTCCCACCAGACTGCCTCCTCCTCTCAGGGACACTTTGAGCG CCTTCCCATGACAACCCCAGATAGAGAACAGTTAAAGATTGAGCTGCAGCAGGTCAATCAGCAGATCACTCAACAGACTCAGATGCACAACATAGAG AGGGAGGCCAGCGCATTGGTTGTCCAGCCTGTGCAACCCAGCCAGGGCCCAGCGGCAGTGGTTCCACAGCAACCGCAGCCCAAGTGGCCAGTAGGGGGTGCCGGTGTGTCAGCTGTCTCCAATGAGCAGTTAAGCTTGGAGCTCCACCAGGTGGAGAGAGAAATTGGCAAGAGGACCCGAGAGATGGCTTTG CAGGAAAACCAAGTAGCTCATGATGTCCAACAGTACAAAATGCAGTCTGCAGAGAATGGACAACCAGAGCACGAGAACCAGCTGGAAGAACTCTCTCTGGCTCTCGG CGAAGTGTCCAACGGCTCCAGCAGTCTGCAAGAAAATGCAGTGGGCGGGTCCATGCTGTCACTGACCAATAAGACGGCTGCATTGAGCATGTGTTCTGATCCAGTTGTTGCTGGTTCAGAGATGCAGAAGAATGGTGTTGTCCACTCCTGCTCATAG
- the rc3h1b gene encoding roquin-1 isoform X1, giving the protein MPVQAPQWTEFLLCPICTQTFEETVRRPISLGCGHTVCKMCLNKLHRKACPFDQTAISTDIEQLPVNTALLQLVGGQVPKAQPVALITSPEDTQNYEVARQCVEELALYLKPLSNTRGVGLSSTAQSMLSRPMQRKLVTLVHCQLVEEEGRVRAMRAARSLGERTVTELILQHQNPQQLSSNLWAAVRARGCQFLGPAMQEEALKLVLLALEDGSALSRKVLVLFVVQRLEPRFPQASKTSIGHVVQLLYRASCFKVTKRDEDSSLMQLKEEFRTYEALRREHDSQIVQIAMEGGLRIAPDQWSSLLYGDQSHKSHMQSIIDKLQTPASFAQSVQELTIALQRTGDPANLNRLRPHLELLANIDPSPDAPPPTWEQLEKGLVAVKTVVHGLVDFIQNHSKKGADPQQPPQHSKYKTYMCRDMKQKGGCPRGASCTFAHSQEELEKYRKMNKRMAGRSGVVFPDDGLAPDVTVTRKHSPVTNGSGAPNLPQLVARGTDTVPYELLSKPAKLDGGSPSVPGSPPDVLDPMPKSGIPLPPHGMAHPRITADHLTGVKHIPGVARGSPVYSQPQPRDVYDIRPPPASQYEPPQYPAGYPYQQPTQYVREYIRNAPPPSESGPPYHDPYSGYSAPDRPYPSQHSGPPFPYSHPSHYDRGHHGAYGAPPPPPQPYPSQRDPLVKMSPAPLDVPPPSAGQANSLYHQEASSRDRYAPDGYYPPGSQPPPMRTYVRGSQYSGSQPSLDYLHRRRQELLSQLAERKVISPPPFAASPTLSHPFPSDYPPEYGDESSKTMKCRESDYTGQYSPWSCETIGSYINTKDAKPKNVMAPGTMEMMNVDDKGQREPSLEAPRRGTEVKDDDPIIPFGPQPTVSRFGAISRTSKTGYQTTGPVQAMASALQNPNSKHMTMPDYSYGSHGGWAGASYPSHQTASSSQGHFERLPMTTPDREQLKIELQQVNQQITQQTQMHNIEAASNSLLLQREASALVVQPVQPSQGPAAVVPQQPQPKWPVGGAGVSAVSNEQLSLELHQVEREIGKRTREMALQENQVAHDVQQYKMQSAENGQPEHENQLEELSLALGEVSNGSSSLQENAVGGSMLSLTNKTAALSMCSDPVVAGSEMQKNGVVHSCS; this is encoded by the exons ATGCCTGTGCAAGCGCCACAATGGACAGAGTTTCTGCTGTGCCCAATCTGCACACAGACCTTTGAAGAGACTGTTCGCCGGCCCATCAGCTTGGGCTGTGGACATACTGTGTGCAAGATGTGCCTGAACAAGTTGCACCGCAAGGCCTGTCCCTTTGACCAGACGGCCATCAGCACAGACATCGAGCAGTTACCTGTGAACACAGCCCTGTTGCAGCTGGTGGGAGGCCAG GTTCCCAAGGCTCAGCCGGTTGCCTTGATTACAAGTCCAGAGGACACTCAGAACTATGAGGTGGCTAGACAGTGTGTGGAGGAGCTGGCCCTCTACCTCAAACCCCTCAGCAACACCCGAG GTGTGGGTCTGAGCAGCACAGCCCAAAGCATGCTGAGTCGACCCATGCAGAGGAAATTGGTAACTCTGGTCCACTGCCAgctggtggaggaggagggacGGGTCAGAGCCATGAGAGCGGCGCGCTCTCTTGGCGAGCGAACGGTCACCGAACTCATCTTGCAGCACCAGAATCCCCAGCAGCTGTCCTCTAATCTGTGGGCCGCTGTTCGTGCACGGGGCTGTCAGTTTCTTGGCCCAG CAATGCAGGAGGAAGCCCTCAAATTGGTTCTCCTCGCTTTGGAAGATGGTTCTGCTTTGTCCAGAAAAGTGTTGGTTCTTTTTGTAGTCCAAAGGCTTGAACCACGCTTCCCTCAGGCCTCTAAAACCAGCATAGGCCATGTGGTACAGCTGCTTTATAGAGCTTCCTGCTTCAAG GTTACCAAACGGGATGAAGATTCATCTCTCATGCAGCTGAAAGAGGAGTTTCGTACGTACGAGGCTCTGCGGCGGGAGCATGACTCTCAGATTGTTCAGATCGCCATGGAAGGAGGGTTGCGCATCGCACCTGACCAGTGGTCTTCTTTGTTGTATGGAGATCAGTCACACAAGTCACATATGCAGTCTATCATAGATAAG CTGCAGACCCCGGCATCTTTTGCTCAAAGTGTGCAGGAGCTGACAATTGCACTGCAAAGGACTGGGGACCCAGCCAATCTCAACAGACTACGACCCCACTTAGAGCTGCTGGCAAACATCGATCCCAGTCCCG ATGCTCCTCCACCAACATGGGAGCAGCTTGAGAAGGGGTTGGTAGCGGTGAAAACAGTGGTCCATGGCCTGGTTGATTTCATTCAAAACCACAGCAAAAAAGGAGCTGATCCTCAACag CCTCCTCAGCAcagcaaatataaaacatacaTGTGTCGTGACATGAAGCAGAAAGGCGGCTGTCCTCGTGGCGCCAGCTGTACCTTTGCCCACTCTCAGGAAGAACTAGAGAA GTATCGTAAGATGAATAAGCGCATGGCAGGTCGCTCAGGAGTGGTGTTTCCAGACGATGGCCTTGCTCCTGATGTAACAGTGACCCGAAAGCATTCACCAGTCACCAATGGCAGCGGCGCGCCAAACTTGCCCCAATTAGTCGCCCGCGGCACCGACACAGTCCCATATGAGTTGCTGTCTAAACCTGCCAAGCTGGATGGAGGAAGTCCAAGTGTTCCTGGATCGCCACCAGATGT CCTGGACCCCATGCCCAAAAGCGGTATACCACTGCCACCTCATGGAATGGCTCACCCCAGGATAACAGCAGATCACCTCACAGGGGTCAAGCATATCCCTGGGGTTGCCAGGGGTTCTCCAGTTTATTCTCAACCACAACCCCGTGATGTATATGACATTCGTCCCCCACCTGCCTCTCAGTATGAGCCACCACAGTACCCAGCAG GTTATCCCTACCAACAGCCAACACAGTATGTCCGGGAATACATCCGTAACGCCCCTCCGCCGAGTGAGTCAGGACCCCCTTACCATGACCCTTACAGCGGCTACAGCGCTCCGGACCGCCCCTACCCCTCCCAGCACTCTGGCCCACCTTTTCCCTACTCCCACCCATCTCACTATGACAGAGGTCACCACGGTGCCTACGGCGCCCCTCCTCCGCCCCCTCAGCCTTATCCGTCTCAGAGAGATCCCCTTGTCAAAATGAGTCCGGCTCCCCTCGATGTTCCGCCCCCCTCAGCAGGGCAGGCCAACTCCCTCTACCACCAAGAAGCGAGTTCCCGGGACAGATATGCCCCAGACGGCTACTATCCTCCGGGTTCCCAGCCTCCGCCTATGAGGACTTACGTCAGG GGGTCACAATACAGCGGTTCACAGCCCAGCCTAGACTATCTCCACCGACGACGGCAGGAACTGTTATCTCAGCTGGCAGAAAGGAAGGTCATCTCTCCTCCACCATTTGCCGCCTCCCCCACTCTTTCACATCCCTTCCCCAGCGACTATCCCCCTGAG TATGGCGACGAGAGCTCCAAAACGATGAAATGCAGAGAGTCCGACTACACAGGGCAGTACTCACCCTGGTCCTGCGAAACCATTGGCTCTTATATTAACACAAAGGATGCCAAACCCAAGAACGTTATGGCTCCTGGTACCATGGAGATGATG aaTGTGGACGATAAAGGGCAGAGGGAGCCATCATTGGAGGCCCCTCGCAGGGGAACAGAAGTGAAAGATGATGACCCTATTATACCTTTTGGCCCCCAGCCCACTGTATCACGCTTTGGCGCCATCTCCCGCACTTCAAAGACTGGCTATCAGACCACTGGCCCAGTGCAAGCTATGGCTTCCGCTCTCCAGAACCCCAACTCTAAACACATGACCATGCCTG ATTACTCATATGGAAGTCATGGAGGATGGGCTGGAGCTTCATACCCCTCCCACCAGACTGCCTCCTCCTCTCAGGGACACTTTGAGCG CCTTCCCATGACAACCCCAGATAGAGAACAGTTAAAGATTGAGCTGCAGCAGGTCAATCAGCAGATCACTCAACAGACTCAGATGCACAACATAGAG GCCGCCAGTAACTCTTTGCTCCTGCAGAGGGAGGCCAGCGCATTGGTTGTCCAGCCTGTGCAACCCAGCCAGGGCCCAGCGGCAGTGGTTCCACAGCAACCGCAGCCCAAGTGGCCAGTAGGGGGTGCCGGTGTGTCAGCTGTCTCCAATGAGCAGTTAAGCTTGGAGCTCCACCAGGTGGAGAGAGAAATTGGCAAGAGGACCCGAGAGATGGCTTTG CAGGAAAACCAAGTAGCTCATGATGTCCAACAGTACAAAATGCAGTCTGCAGAGAATGGACAACCAGAGCACGAGAACCAGCTGGAAGAACTCTCTCTGGCTCTCGG CGAAGTGTCCAACGGCTCCAGCAGTCTGCAAGAAAATGCAGTGGGCGGGTCCATGCTGTCACTGACCAATAAGACGGCTGCATTGAGCATGTGTTCTGATCCAGTTGTTGCTGGTTCAGAGATGCAGAAGAATGGTGTTGTCCACTCCTGCTCATAG
- the rc3h1b gene encoding roquin-1 isoform X2, with translation MPVQAPQWTEFLLCPICTQTFEETVRRPISLGCGHTVCKMCLNKLHRKACPFDQTAISTDIEQLPVNTALLQLVGGQVPKAQPVALITSPEDTQNYEVARQCVEELALYLKPLSNTRGVGLSSTAQSMLSRPMQRKLVTLVHCQLVEEEGRVRAMRAARSLGERTVTELILQHQNPQQLSSNLWAAVRARGCQFLGPAMQEEALKLVLLALEDGSALSRKVLVLFVVQRLEPRFPQASKTSIGHVVQLLYRASCFKVTKRDEDSSLMQLKEEFRTYEALRREHDSQIVQIAMEGGLRIAPDQWSSLLYGDQSHKSHMQSIIDKLQTPASFAQSVQELTIALQRTGDPANLNRLRPHLELLANIDPSPDAPPPTWEQLEKGLVAVKTVVHGLVDFIQNHSKKGADPQQPPQHSKYKTYMCRDMKQKGGCPRGASCTFAHSQEELEKYRKMNKRMAGRSGVVFPDDGLAPDVTVTRKHSPVTNGSGAPNLPQLVARGTDTVPYELLSKPAKLDGGSPSVPGSPPDVLDPMPKSGIPLPPHGMAHPRITADHLTGVKHIPGVARGSPVYSQPQPRDVYDIRPPPASQYEPPQYPAGYPYQQPTQYVREYIRNAPPPSESGPPYHDPYSGYSAPDRPYPSQHSGPPFPYSHPSHYDRGHHGAYGAPPPPPQPYPSQRDPLVKMSPAPLDVPPPSAGQANSLYHQEASSRDRYAPDGYYPPGSQPPPMRTYVRGSQYSGSQPSLDYLHRRRQELLSQLAERKVISPPPFAASPTLSHPFPSDYPPEYGDESSKTMKCRESDYTGQYSPWSCETIGSYINTKDAKPKNVMAPGTMEMMNVDDKGQREPSLEAPRRGTEVKDDDPIIPFGPQPTVSRFGAISRTSKTGYQTTGPVQAMASALQNPNSKHMTMPDYSYGSHGGWAGASYPSHQTASSSQGHFERLPMTTPDREQLKIELQQVNQQITQQTQMHNIEAASNSLLLQREASALVVQPVQPSQGPAAVVPQQPQPKWPVGGAGVSAVSNEQLSLELHQVEREIGKRTREMALENQVAHDVQQYKMQSAENGQPEHENQLEELSLALGEVSNGSSSLQENAVGGSMLSLTNKTAALSMCSDPVVAGSEMQKNGVVHSCS, from the exons ATGCCTGTGCAAGCGCCACAATGGACAGAGTTTCTGCTGTGCCCAATCTGCACACAGACCTTTGAAGAGACTGTTCGCCGGCCCATCAGCTTGGGCTGTGGACATACTGTGTGCAAGATGTGCCTGAACAAGTTGCACCGCAAGGCCTGTCCCTTTGACCAGACGGCCATCAGCACAGACATCGAGCAGTTACCTGTGAACACAGCCCTGTTGCAGCTGGTGGGAGGCCAG GTTCCCAAGGCTCAGCCGGTTGCCTTGATTACAAGTCCAGAGGACACTCAGAACTATGAGGTGGCTAGACAGTGTGTGGAGGAGCTGGCCCTCTACCTCAAACCCCTCAGCAACACCCGAG GTGTGGGTCTGAGCAGCACAGCCCAAAGCATGCTGAGTCGACCCATGCAGAGGAAATTGGTAACTCTGGTCCACTGCCAgctggtggaggaggagggacGGGTCAGAGCCATGAGAGCGGCGCGCTCTCTTGGCGAGCGAACGGTCACCGAACTCATCTTGCAGCACCAGAATCCCCAGCAGCTGTCCTCTAATCTGTGGGCCGCTGTTCGTGCACGGGGCTGTCAGTTTCTTGGCCCAG CAATGCAGGAGGAAGCCCTCAAATTGGTTCTCCTCGCTTTGGAAGATGGTTCTGCTTTGTCCAGAAAAGTGTTGGTTCTTTTTGTAGTCCAAAGGCTTGAACCACGCTTCCCTCAGGCCTCTAAAACCAGCATAGGCCATGTGGTACAGCTGCTTTATAGAGCTTCCTGCTTCAAG GTTACCAAACGGGATGAAGATTCATCTCTCATGCAGCTGAAAGAGGAGTTTCGTACGTACGAGGCTCTGCGGCGGGAGCATGACTCTCAGATTGTTCAGATCGCCATGGAAGGAGGGTTGCGCATCGCACCTGACCAGTGGTCTTCTTTGTTGTATGGAGATCAGTCACACAAGTCACATATGCAGTCTATCATAGATAAG CTGCAGACCCCGGCATCTTTTGCTCAAAGTGTGCAGGAGCTGACAATTGCACTGCAAAGGACTGGGGACCCAGCCAATCTCAACAGACTACGACCCCACTTAGAGCTGCTGGCAAACATCGATCCCAGTCCCG ATGCTCCTCCACCAACATGGGAGCAGCTTGAGAAGGGGTTGGTAGCGGTGAAAACAGTGGTCCATGGCCTGGTTGATTTCATTCAAAACCACAGCAAAAAAGGAGCTGATCCTCAACag CCTCCTCAGCAcagcaaatataaaacatacaTGTGTCGTGACATGAAGCAGAAAGGCGGCTGTCCTCGTGGCGCCAGCTGTACCTTTGCCCACTCTCAGGAAGAACTAGAGAA GTATCGTAAGATGAATAAGCGCATGGCAGGTCGCTCAGGAGTGGTGTTTCCAGACGATGGCCTTGCTCCTGATGTAACAGTGACCCGAAAGCATTCACCAGTCACCAATGGCAGCGGCGCGCCAAACTTGCCCCAATTAGTCGCCCGCGGCACCGACACAGTCCCATATGAGTTGCTGTCTAAACCTGCCAAGCTGGATGGAGGAAGTCCAAGTGTTCCTGGATCGCCACCAGATGT CCTGGACCCCATGCCCAAAAGCGGTATACCACTGCCACCTCATGGAATGGCTCACCCCAGGATAACAGCAGATCACCTCACAGGGGTCAAGCATATCCCTGGGGTTGCCAGGGGTTCTCCAGTTTATTCTCAACCACAACCCCGTGATGTATATGACATTCGTCCCCCACCTGCCTCTCAGTATGAGCCACCACAGTACCCAGCAG GTTATCCCTACCAACAGCCAACACAGTATGTCCGGGAATACATCCGTAACGCCCCTCCGCCGAGTGAGTCAGGACCCCCTTACCATGACCCTTACAGCGGCTACAGCGCTCCGGACCGCCCCTACCCCTCCCAGCACTCTGGCCCACCTTTTCCCTACTCCCACCCATCTCACTATGACAGAGGTCACCACGGTGCCTACGGCGCCCCTCCTCCGCCCCCTCAGCCTTATCCGTCTCAGAGAGATCCCCTTGTCAAAATGAGTCCGGCTCCCCTCGATGTTCCGCCCCCCTCAGCAGGGCAGGCCAACTCCCTCTACCACCAAGAAGCGAGTTCCCGGGACAGATATGCCCCAGACGGCTACTATCCTCCGGGTTCCCAGCCTCCGCCTATGAGGACTTACGTCAGG GGGTCACAATACAGCGGTTCACAGCCCAGCCTAGACTATCTCCACCGACGACGGCAGGAACTGTTATCTCAGCTGGCAGAAAGGAAGGTCATCTCTCCTCCACCATTTGCCGCCTCCCCCACTCTTTCACATCCCTTCCCCAGCGACTATCCCCCTGAG TATGGCGACGAGAGCTCCAAAACGATGAAATGCAGAGAGTCCGACTACACAGGGCAGTACTCACCCTGGTCCTGCGAAACCATTGGCTCTTATATTAACACAAAGGATGCCAAACCCAAGAACGTTATGGCTCCTGGTACCATGGAGATGATG aaTGTGGACGATAAAGGGCAGAGGGAGCCATCATTGGAGGCCCCTCGCAGGGGAACAGAAGTGAAAGATGATGACCCTATTATACCTTTTGGCCCCCAGCCCACTGTATCACGCTTTGGCGCCATCTCCCGCACTTCAAAGACTGGCTATCAGACCACTGGCCCAGTGCAAGCTATGGCTTCCGCTCTCCAGAACCCCAACTCTAAACACATGACCATGCCTG ATTACTCATATGGAAGTCATGGAGGATGGGCTGGAGCTTCATACCCCTCCCACCAGACTGCCTCCTCCTCTCAGGGACACTTTGAGCG CCTTCCCATGACAACCCCAGATAGAGAACAGTTAAAGATTGAGCTGCAGCAGGTCAATCAGCAGATCACTCAACAGACTCAGATGCACAACATAGAG GCCGCCAGTAACTCTTTGCTCCTGCAGAGGGAGGCCAGCGCATTGGTTGTCCAGCCTGTGCAACCCAGCCAGGGCCCAGCGGCAGTGGTTCCACAGCAACCGCAGCCCAAGTGGCCAGTAGGGGGTGCCGGTGTGTCAGCTGTCTCCAATGAGCAGTTAAGCTTGGAGCTCCACCAGGTGGAGAGAGAAATTGGCAAGAGGACCCGAGAGATGGCTTTG GAAAACCAAGTAGCTCATGATGTCCAACAGTACAAAATGCAGTCTGCAGAGAATGGACAACCAGAGCACGAGAACCAGCTGGAAGAACTCTCTCTGGCTCTCGG CGAAGTGTCCAACGGCTCCAGCAGTCTGCAAGAAAATGCAGTGGGCGGGTCCATGCTGTCACTGACCAATAAGACGGCTGCATTGAGCATGTGTTCTGATCCAGTTGTTGCTGGTTCAGAGATGCAGAAGAATGGTGTTGTCCACTCCTGCTCATAG